A genome region from Drosophila simulans strain w501 chromosome 2R, Prin_Dsim_3.1, whole genome shotgun sequence includes the following:
- the LOC6739433 gene encoding uncharacterized protein LOC6739433 isoform X1 — MEQLFQNCRDDERRIGEEYLSSLQDLNCNSKPLINMLTMLAEENINYAHIIVKVVEYYISQVAPEFKLPILYLIDSIVKNVKSNYVQLFGQCIVNIFLHAFESVQHSQSQLLEKVRERMYALRQTWNEVFPPSKMYALDVKVKRLDSNWPITAKHPIHVNPAIHVNPNFLKPGLVPGNPTMPSDMEEILQAKTRELLELKKRKLELELEQTKKHLEEQKLQLNQATDAIAGAPIIMPAPTPPAIHPPITDPALAAHNQRSAGASGNVGPVMHNVPVAPQHFANKPKVNPVNPALLNSVRQRDPRLARQMHAASSNLAAPARNDPRLEAKSSSSQKSSRSRSKSPVRNSSSRSGKSGSSSHSSSSSRKRSESKSSTASTSSSGSDVRHKAQGSSNQPPVKRSGKISSKDSDRYVRNGSPLGSAKRKSSSPSSSPSKSKRSTSHKSSSLRGKTSSLRSRSRSPVFMDVDLRTGVRSKSPESRAVAPSSLPLAGAASAKAPKDLEKPTFQILEPGHPPAPPSPPIIDVSSMDIDLRRPKTPPPPTFDSVDSLDHKDATSGHISSTIIQASGASNASPSAASTSKLPAKVSFKIQKQFNKLEKSTANLSTVSMLNSNPTTSGTPAASLVRQSSPSPSSSSISSQGNVSDALQLSINKLLQVQGGCGAGEKRPADALPPHIDGEEQPPQHKRSKSTKLDALFGSEDVDLRREILVVKPGVIVVEDDSMDESELDKPTKKSGSPPKKATLEELRAKLANSARIQNKQGKSDKSKDQAVSQRLKQLAELKVNDDSQEAHDEKVRTILSQAQEMYENHGMNQEQYKDLVQKVVVINENSKIKESRRRDNDLERNAARDAVLRKRIPKLKGNENHTSGSPHSDGSPRYDDQPAAAPEKPSNKRDKTKREMKRRKPTKWGEQVDAGAAQRTAWQLANVNNNNNNNNKRAGIQLPVQPQAGFRGMPWQQPPPMVLAQSAVPPPPQPPSMISMPPVPPVTMTKAINSLDNPMADVVRSITIDGGSKEIRFYNQVAIIFMDGDQPHEIGFQPGQRVILIDHNEPLPLCFNDDYKPFHLDGQLHRIRFGFPSRELYIDEHWYEIYFGGPAVSVPIGNKLHIIKAEGPPPNVDIGRVRRDLVVGKINMIVDAHTIVPLFLDARQQTFQLGAEQHSLQFVDSFQYALLDGQLQKMEYGGLPKGMMLNGGRSCFIRFGTLPKGVIAGKTHVADMVYIKTDAPAEPPKPPPIIVKPPPVVEQPKPAPVAGAPISLPAAAAALESLNINDLFQKLVSSGIIGGAATAPTLPAADSSVAKEPTASATEPSTASAAAAPATLPAGPPMEPIKRIDLRKPESIKTRQAAVVAVLYLGMQCSSCGVRFPPEQTIKYSQHLDWHFRQNRRERDSTRKATSRKWYYDLNDWRQYEEIEDVEEREKNFLEAQGQPGGVEALEELSQQRSLDSPVPTCAAGKDDVDHCCDMCHEKFEQFYNEELEEWHLRSAIRVEDKIYHPLCYEDYKASLNPPAEIKSDQDVDMNNTDDNAMDTLIKVEDDEDEGMPKTSQAIFEDDDDDVIVLPNEEPSVTEIVDDDDEDEYVPGNVTRADMGTESQDKTESNFETKEPKKDQVELGEQQQNESANESDVEIQEPNIPFTDLDTYVEKDEATRAALLNVKIKEEPKDEYEEDEDDGFEDVGTVVSLLPLPEDEISIHSSETQTHTIGSSASPATIERPASVTSLSLPANEADEVEQGDANADTDAELNGEKQEATHNLSAVGPALPLASIVNKIKINITKNTSSNSHNSASNTTTTDSQVSAISVIGGSGAAGGASGAGDPVQQVNAIQTISTIPVLCGGNTFVPKIATSTPSNVINSISVIGSTYGASSSSNGSRSTTSTASSTPAASLSAETGSLKSPTPPLATVDPDPEPVVEQKPALRNAALKRTKKVHNGIETSGLCSIM; from the exons ATGGAGCAGCTATTTCAGAACTGCCGCGACGATGAGCGGAGGATCGGCGAGGAGTACCTGTCCAGTCTCCAGGACctcaactgcaacagcaagcCATTGATCAATATGCTCACGATGCTTGCCGAGGAGAACATCAACTACGCCCACATCATAGTTAAAGTGGTGGAATATTACATCAGCCAG GTGGCGCCCGAATTTAAATTGCCCatactatatttaattgattcgaTAGTAAAGAATGTGAAAAGCAACTACGTCCAATTGTTTGGACAGTGCATAGTCAACATATTCCTCCACGCCTTCGAATCG GTCCAGCACTCACAGTCGCAGCTTTTGGAAAAGGTGCGGGAACGCATGTATGCCCTGCGTCAGACCTGGAACGAGGTGTTCCCGCCATCCAAGATGTACGCTCTGGACGTTAAGGTGAAGCGCCTAGATAGCAACTGGCCCATTACTGCCAAACATCCAATTCACGTCAATCCGGCCATTCATGTTAATCCGAATTTCTTAAAACCG GGTTTGGTTCCTGGTAACCCCACAATGCCCAGCGACATGGAGGAGATTTTGCAAGCAAAAACTCGTGAGTTGCTTGAGCTCAAAAAGCGCAAACTGGAACTTGAGCTGGAGCAAACCAAAAAGCATTTAGAGGAGCAGAAGCTTCAGCTGAACCAAGCCACTGACGCGATAGCTGGAGCACCGATTATTATGCCTGCCCCCACTCCACCAGCTATTCATCCACCAATCACGGATCCCGCTCTAGCAGCGCATAATCAGCGATCTGCAGGAGCATCGGGCAATGTTGGTCCCGTAATGCATAACGTACCAGTGGCTCCGCAG CATTTTGCGAATAAACCAAAAGTCAATCCCGTCAATCCGGCACTGTTGAACTCGGTGCGCCAACGAGATCCGAGACTAGCGCGCCAAATGCATGCGGCGTCCTCGAATCTAGCTGCGCCGGCACGAAACGATCCTCGGCTGGAGGCCAAATCGAGCTCCTCACAGAAGTCTAGTCGGTCGCGCAGCAAATCGCCTGtacgcaacagcagcagtcgtTCTGGAAAGAGTGGAAGCTCTAGCCACAGCAGTTCGTCGAGCCGCAAGCGAAGTGAGTCAAAGAGCTCCACGGCTTCCACATCTTCGTCGGGCTCTGATGTTCGGCACAAGGCACAAGGCAGCTCCAACCAGCCACCAGTTAAGCGGTCCGGTAAGATCTCGTCTAAGGATTCGGATCGCTATGTTCGCAATGGATCACCTCTGGGATCCGCGAAACGCAAGAGCAGCTCACCGAGTAGCTCGCCATCCAAATCCAAGCGCAGCACGTCGCACAAGTCATCCTCGTTGCGAGGAAAGACCTCTTCTCTGCGATCCCGCAGTCGATCTCCAGTTTTTATGGACGTCGACCTACGCACCGGAGTTCGAAGCAAGTCACCAGAGAGCAGGGCAGTTGCCCCATCATCCTTACCACTGGCGGGCGCAGCATCAGCTAAAGCACCAAAAGATTTAGAGAAAC CTACATTTCAAATACTCGAACCAGGccatcctccagctcctccaagtCCGCCGATTATAGATGTATCGAGTATGGACATTGACTTGAGGCGGCCAAAGACGCCGCCTCCTCCGACATTCGACTCAGTGGATAGCCTCGACCATAAGGATGCAACTAGCGGTCACATCAGCAGCACAATAATACAAGCTAGTGGCGCCTCCAACGCCTCCCCATCAGCCGCGTCCACTTCCAAATTGCCCGCAAAAGTGTCgttcaaaatacaaaaacagtttaataaattagaaaagtCTACAGCGAATCTATCAACAGTATCAATGCTCAACTCAAATCCCACGACTTCAGGAACACCAGCGGCATCTCTAGTCAGGCAATCGTCGCCCAGTCCGTCGTCCTCGTCTATTTCCTCGCAGGGTAATGTATCGGACGCCCTGCAGCTGTCGATTAACAAGTTGCTCCAGGTGCAAGGTGGTTGCGGTGCTGGCGAGAAACGTCCCGCCGACGCACTGCCGCCACATATCGACGGTGAAGAGCAACCGCCGCAACACAAGCGCAGCAAGTCAACCAAACTGGACGC TCTCTTTGGCAGTGAGGATGTCGACCTGCGACGCGAGATTCTAGTTGTCAAGCCGGGAGTTATTGTTGTCGAAGACGACTCTATGGACGAAAGCGAGCTAGACAAG CCCACAAAGAAATCCGGCTCACCGCCCAAGAAGGCAACGTTGGAGGAGCTGCGCGCCAAGTTGGCTAACTCAGCTCGAATCCAGAATAAGCAGGGAAAGTCTG ACAAATCCAAGGATCAGGCCGTGTCCCAACGCCTTAAGCAGCTGGCGGAGCTTAAAGTCAACGACGATTCGCAGGAGGCGCACGACGAGAAGGTGCGCACCATTCTCAGCCAGGCGCAGGAGATGTATGAGAATCACGGCATGAATCAGGAACAGTACAAGGATCTGGTTCAAAAAGTAGTGGTCATCAATGAGAATAGCAAAATAAAAGAGTCCCGGCGCCGAGACAACGATCTCGAGCGCAATGCGGCCAGGGATGCAGTGCTGCGCAAACGTATTCCCAAGCTGAAGGGCAACGAAAATCATACTTCGGGCTCACCGCATAGCGATGGATCGCCCAGGTACGATGATCAGCCGGCAGCTGCCCCGGAGAAGCCCTCAAACAAACGGGATAAGACCAAGAGGGAGATGAAACGTCGCAAGCCCACCAAATGGGGCGAGCAAGTGGATGCAGGGGCAGCACAACGCACTGCCTGGCAACTGGCCAAtgtcaacaataacaataataacaacaacaagcgggCCGGTATCCAATTGCCCGTTCAGCCTCAGGCTGGATTCCGTGGCATGCCCTGGCAGCAGCCACCACCCATGGTGTTGGCCCAGTCCGCAGTTCCGCCGCCACCACAACCGCCGTCGATGATTAGTATGCCTCCCGTGCCACCGGTGACCATGACCAAGGCCATAAATTCCCTTGACAATCCCATGGCTGATGTAGTGCGAAGCATCACGATCGACGGTGGCTCCAAGGAGATACGCTTCTACAACCAGGTGGCCATCATTTTCATGGATGGCGATCAGCCGCATGAAATTGGTTTCCAGCCGGGTCAGCGAGTGATCCTCATTGATCACAATGAACCGCTACCACTTTGCTTCAACGACGATTACAAGCCGTTCCACTTGGATGGACAGCTTCACCGGATTCGGTTTGGCTTCCCATCGCGCGAACTTTACATTGACGAGCACTGGTACGAGATCTACTTTGGCGGTCCGGCCGTATCCGTGCCCATTGGCAACAAACTGCATATAATCAAGGCTGAGGGTCCACCGCCCAACGTGGACATTGGGCGAGTGCGAAGGGATCTGGTTGTGGGCAAAATCAATATGATTGTAGATGCGCATACTATAGTGCCGCTCTTTCTGGACGCCCGACAGCAGACCTTCCAGCTGGGCGCCGAGCAGCATTCGCTGCAGTTTGTGGACAGTTTCCAATATGCTTTGCTCGACGGGCAGCTGCAGAAGATGGAGTATGGTGGTCTTCCAAAAGGAATGATGCTGAACGGCGGTCGCAGCTGCTTCATTAGGTTTGGAACGCTGCCCAAAGGAGTCATTGCAGGAAAAACCCATGTGGCGGATATGGTGTACATTAAGACTGATGCTCCTGCAGAGCCTCCCAAGCCGCCGCCAATTATTGTGAAACCACCGCCAGTGGTGGAGCAACCGAAGCCCGCCCCAGTTGCTGGTGCTCCCATTTCCcttccagcagcagccgctgcaCTGGAGAGCTTGAACATTAATGATTTGTTCCAAAAGCTTGTCTCGTCTGGAATCATTGGTGGTGCAGCTACAGCACCAACTCTGCCTGCTGCAGACTCATCGGTGGCCAAAGAGCCAACCGCCTCTGCCACCGAACCCTCAACTGCATCTGCAGCCGCTGCGCCTGCTACACTGCCTGCTGGTCCCCCCATGGAGCCGATCAAGCGCATCGATCTCCGCAAGCCAGAGTCCATCAAGACACGCCAGGCGGCTGTGGTGGCCGTTCTTTACCTGGGAATGCAGTGCAGCAGCTGTGGAGTGCGTTTCCCGCCAGAGCAAACAATTAAGTACAGCCAACATTTGGACTGGCACTTCCGACAGAACCGTAGAGAGCGGGATTCCACTAGGAAAGCCACTTCGCGAAAATGGTATTACGATCTCAACGACTGGCGGCAATATGAAGAAATCGAAGATGTGGAGGAGCGAGAGAAGAACTTCCTGGAGGCTCAGGGACAGCCGGGTGGCGTTGAGGCCCTTGAGGAGCTCTCCCAACAACGCTCCCTGGATTCGCCCGTGCCAACGTGTGCTGCTGGAAAGGATGATGTGGATCACTGCTGTGACATGTGCCACGAGAAATTCGAGCAGTTCTACAACGAAGAGCTCGAGGAGTGGCATCTGCGTAGCGCTATTCGTGTGGAAGATAAGATATATCATCCTCTATGCTACGAGGACTACAAGGCCTCGTTGAATCCTCCAGCGGAGATAAAGTCCGACCAGGACGTGGACATGAACAACACCGATGACAATGCCATGGACACACTGATCAAAGTGGAggatgatgaagatgaag GTATGCCAAAAACATCACAGGCCATTTTTGaagacgacgatgacgatgtcATCGTGCTGCCCAATGAAGAGCCAAGTGTCACGGAAATcgtcgacgacgacgatgaggacGAGTACGTTCCGGGCAATGTGACACGTGCGGACATGGGCACCGAGTCGCAGGACAAAACAGAGTCCAACTTCGAGACCAAAGAACCGAAGAAAGATCAGGTTGAGCTCGGTGAACAGCAGCAAAACGAATCGGCCAATGAATCGGATGTCGAGATCCAAGAGCCGAACATTCCTTTCACGGATCTGGACACATACGTGGAGAAGGATGAGGCCACCAGGGCGGCGCTACTGAACGTAAAGATCAAGGAGGAGCCCAAGGATGAGTATGAAGAGGACGAGGATGATGGATTCGAAGACGTGGGCACAGTGGTTTCGCTTTTACCTCTGCCCGAGGACGAGATCTCCATACACAGCAGCG AAACTCAAACACACACCATCGGCTCGTCAGCCTCGCCGGCCACCATCGAGCGGCCAGCATCGGTGACCTCGCTCTCACTGCCCGCCAATGAGGCGGACGAGGTGGAGCAGGGTGATGCAAACGCCGATACGGATGCGGAATTGAATGGCGAGAAGCAGGAGGCCACGCATAACCTGAGCGCAGTGGGTCCGGCGTTACCTTTGGCTAGCAtagttaataaaataaagataaatatCACTAAGAATACGAGTAGTAATAGTCATAATAGTGCCTCCAACACCACGACAACGGACTCGCAAGTCTCGGCCATAAGCGTCATCGGTGGATCAGGAGCAGCTGGCGGTGCATCCGGAGCAGGAGACCCTGTCCAGCAGGTGAACGCCATTCAAACCATTTCCACCATTCCAGTGCTGTGCGGCGGCAATACGTTCGTGCCCAAGATTGCGACCAGCACGCCCTCCAACGTAATCAACTCGATCTCGGTAATTGGCAGCACTTACGgcgcgagcagcagcagcaatggcagcCGAAGCACTACTTCAACCGCATCCTCCACACCAGCTGCTTCGCTTTCGGCGGAGACGGGCAGCCTGAAGTCGCCCACTCCGCCGCTCGCCACAGTTGATCCGGATCCGGAGCCCGTCGTGGAGCAAAAGCCGGCGCTGCGGAACGCGGCGCTGAAGCGGACGAAGAAGGTGCATAACGGCATCGAAACTTCGGGCCTGTGCTCGATCATGTAA